From Streptomyces yatensis, one genomic window encodes:
- a CDS encoding TerD family protein — translation MREMTKGGNVSLATLSEDAGSVILSLNWSTASGDGDADVSVLLLNGDGKVRGDADFYFYNNPAAADGSVQLLGKTPTAEGNEDRISLDLTATPPDVERIVVAASRYGGARFGDLSDLRMTLADRSGETLLGFSIDDADVETAFIFGELYRRGEEWKFRAVGQGYESGLAGLAMDFGIDIDDDAADEEAEAAPEAVEQASAPEAEGTPGIPAQTASTARAMGEESVPASARRPRTARKKVTLPKVAKKSLAENESWRAARLFPVSSLKNDREREMRATSVLLSVMTQVPEFGRRLTAAFGAPAGRMETFTEVSLPHGGNAPKRPDGVIRVERAGKLWTALVETKTNGNPLKSEQVQDYMDIAARRGYEAVITLSNDVAIEGSPLVDVKVDGRRKHKVALWHLSWAEVAHHAQMLIRHEGVGNTAHAWLLQELLQYLQHENSGCHGFQNMGPAWVPVRNGIDNETLCQGDQRAIDVVESWDRLIRQVCLRLGGELGQKVLPVQRARRGTDQSSRRAATADRLCQDGRLHAELRIEDTPGILAIVADLRTGKLRTSIEIPAPDQGYPLSWAKRLVRQLAEAPADLHVETLVEGEGGGPRGTLERLRPEPADMLPKSGARITGFRLSLFKSMGSARGNAESGFIRSVDDAVDRFHSGVVAHLGRRPSRRP, via the coding sequence ATGCGCGAGATGACCAAGGGTGGCAATGTCAGCCTGGCGACTCTGAGCGAGGACGCAGGATCCGTGATCCTGAGCCTGAACTGGAGCACAGCGTCCGGAGACGGGGACGCTGACGTCTCCGTGCTGCTGCTGAACGGTGATGGCAAGGTCCGCGGCGACGCGGACTTCTACTTCTACAACAATCCGGCCGCGGCCGACGGCAGTGTGCAACTGCTGGGCAAGACGCCGACCGCAGAGGGAAACGAGGACCGCATCAGCCTCGACCTGACGGCGACACCTCCGGATGTTGAGCGGATCGTCGTGGCGGCCAGCCGGTACGGCGGCGCCAGGTTCGGCGATCTCAGTGACCTCCGGATGACCCTCGCGGACCGGAGCGGTGAGACCCTGCTGGGGTTCTCGATCGATGACGCGGATGTGGAGACCGCGTTCATCTTCGGCGAGCTCTACCGCCGGGGCGAGGAGTGGAAGTTCCGAGCCGTCGGCCAGGGGTACGAGTCCGGACTGGCCGGCCTGGCCATGGACTTCGGCATCGACATCGACGATGACGCGGCCGACGAGGAGGCGGAGGCGGCGCCGGAGGCGGTGGAGCAGGCATCGGCGCCCGAGGCCGAGGGGACTCCCGGTATCCCCGCGCAGACGGCGTCCACGGCACGGGCTATGGGCGAGGAGTCCGTACCGGCCTCGGCCCGGCGTCCCCGTACGGCCAGGAAGAAGGTCACGCTTCCCAAGGTCGCCAAGAAGTCGCTGGCGGAGAACGAGTCCTGGCGGGCGGCTCGGCTCTTCCCGGTTTCCTCGCTCAAAAATGACCGGGAACGGGAAATGCGCGCGACGTCCGTCCTGCTGTCGGTGATGACTCAGGTGCCGGAGTTCGGCCGTCGGCTCACCGCGGCCTTCGGCGCGCCCGCCGGCCGCATGGAGACTTTCACCGAGGTCTCCTTGCCGCACGGTGGCAACGCCCCCAAGCGCCCTGACGGCGTGATCCGCGTCGAACGGGCCGGGAAACTGTGGACCGCCCTGGTGGAGACGAAGACCAACGGCAATCCGCTGAAGTCCGAGCAGGTCCAGGACTACATGGATATTGCCGCCCGGCGGGGCTACGAGGCGGTGATCACGCTGTCCAACGACGTTGCCATCGAAGGCAGCCCACTGGTCGACGTCAAGGTGGACGGACGCCGTAAGCACAAGGTCGCGCTCTGGCACCTGTCCTGGGCCGAGGTGGCCCACCATGCCCAGATGCTGATCCGCCACGAAGGCGTGGGCAACACCGCGCACGCCTGGCTCCTCCAGGAACTGCTGCAGTACCTCCAGCACGAGAACTCCGGCTGCCACGGCTTCCAGAACATGGGCCCGGCATGGGTGCCGGTGCGCAACGGCATCGACAACGAGACGCTGTGCCAGGGGGATCAGCGCGCCATCGATGTGGTCGAGAGCTGGGATCGGCTCATCCGCCAGGTCTGTCTGCGGCTGGGAGGCGAACTCGGACAGAAGGTCCTGCCCGTCCAGCGCGCCAGGCGAGGGACCGACCAGAGCTCCCGCCGTGCGGCCACGGCCGACCGGCTCTGCCAGGACGGCCGCCTCCACGCCGAGCTGCGTATTGAGGACACCCCGGGGATTCTCGCGATCGTCGCTGATCTGCGGACCGGCAAGCTGCGCACTTCCATTGAGATTCCGGCCCCGGACCAGGGCTACCCCCTGAGCTGGGCCAAGCGCCTGGTCCGCCAACTCGCCGAGGCCCCCGCCGATCTCCATGTGGAAACCCTTGTCGAGGGAGAGGGCGGCGGCCCGCGCGGCACCCTTGAGCGGCTCCGCCCCGAACCGGCCGACATGCTCCCCAAGAGCGGCGCCCGGATAACCGGTTTCCGGCTTTCCCTCTTCAAGAGCATGGGCAGCGCCCGAGGCAACGCCGAGTCCGGCTTCATCCGCAGTGTCGATGACGCCGTGGATCGCTTCCACTCCGGTGTCGTCGCCCACTTGGGACGGCGCCCGAGCCGTCGGCCGTAG